A portion of the Betta splendens chromosome 2, fBetSpl5.4, whole genome shotgun sequence genome contains these proteins:
- the LOC114843648 gene encoding butyrophilin-like protein 1 produces the protein MYLYRRHCVASAAFGFTLKSDGARFSSSIADFQVLDHGADSRMFVLHGFHLLFQTLVVFALTLHSCEGRSLVVGPSQPIAAAVGDDVTLPCRLQPPADAVAMTVEWTRTGPDRRFVLVWRDGEELRNKHEAYEGRTSLLTDELRNGDVSLRLVHVRPSDAGTYRCFVPGLDSDAAVQLVVGRSGSVSSPVIHEVSNTSDVVVLECRSGGWFPEPELLWLDAEGKLLSAGPTETVRGSDDLYTVSSRVTVDKRHSSRYTCRVQQTSINHTSEAHIEVTGNIFPGQTDSRSSSGSSVLVVVGLILCIVVLLAAVAALVVWKRRKNKHGKKQQDEETQNRSGANEPEKEPLMEPERVTTQTVENQNEMKKTQTVKNLQTENVDKKPQRRENNSRSKETDNETIETDREQFREKRGENQSEMEETQTVENLQTEQTEAEDEETHVLTNEETQNKSEANEPEKEPLMEPETDGERVTTQTVENQNEMEKTQTVHTQNQETEETEAEDEEPHDQGLTDEGQYEELMERETLSDVDIEMETLKNKVTLIDGGEKGYDKNIKRKLGQIKDKEKQISDIKKQLKELETQREETEKKMMDPDSQKEAAETHQEVRDAKKVELQKQLKKTEEWMKRMMKEIVYMSETGKKHKTTKGRDETAKKTEEEKKQKNKNLKTTSDN, from the exons ATGTATTTGTATCGACGTCactgtgtggcgtctgctgcaTTTGGTTTCACTCTAAAATCAGACGGAGCGCGTTTTTCCTCTTCGATCGCAGATTTCCAGGTTCTGGACCACGGAGCAG ACTCCAGGATGTTTGTGCTGCATGGTTTTCATCTGCTTTTCCAAACTCTTGTCGTCTTCGCTCTGACTTTACACTCGTGTGAAG GCCGCTCTCTTGTCGTGGGTCCATCTCAGCCAATCGCGGCGGCCGTCGGTGATGACGTCACGCTGCCGTGTCGCCTGCAGCCGCCGGCGGATGCGGTTGCCATGACGGTGGAGTGGACGAGGACCGGCCCCGACCGCAGGTTTGTCCTGGTGTGGCGCGACGGCGAGGAGCTGAGGAACAAACACGAGGCCTACGAGGGAAGAACGTCGCTGCTCACGGACGAGCTGAGGAACGGGGACGTTTCTCTGAGGCTGGTTCACGTGAGGCCGTCGGACGCAGGAACCTACAGGTGCTTCGTTCCAGGGTTGGACAGCGACGCTGCTGTGCAGCTCGTTGTAGGTCGGTCAG GTTCTGTCTCCTCACCCGTGATCCATGAGGTCTCCAACACCAGTGACGTGGTGGTGCTGGAGTGTAGGAGTGGAGGCTGGTTcccagagcctgagctgctgtggctggacgCTGAGGgaaagctcctctctgctggaccTACAGAGACAGTCAGAGGTTCTGATGACCTCTatactgtcagcagcagagtgactgtggacaagagacacagcagcagatacacaTGCAGAGTCCAGCAGACCTCCATCAACCACACCTCAGAGGCTCACATTGAAGTTACAG GCAACATCTTCCCGGGTCAGACTGATTCTAGATCCAGTTCTGGTTCATCTGTTCTTGTCGTCGTGGGTTTGATTCTCTGTATCGTGGTTCttcttgctgctgttgctgctctggTTGTGTGGAAACgaaggaagaacaaacatg gaaagaagcagcaggatgaagagacACAGAACAGGTCTGGAGCTAATGAACCAGAGAAGGAACCTCTGATGGAACCAGAACGGGTAACAACACAGACGGTGGAAAACCAGAATGAGatgaagaaaacacagacagtaaAGAACCTGCAAACAGAAAACGTGGATAAAAAAccacagaggagagaaaacaacagTAGGAGCAAAGAAACAGACAATGAGACaatagaaacagacagagaacagtttagagaaaagagaggagaaaaccaGAGTGAGatggaggaaacacagacagtaGAGAACCTGCAAACAGAACAGACGGAGGCTGAAGATGAAGAAACACATGTTTTGACAAATGAAGAGACACAGAACAAGTCTGAAGCTAATGAACCAGAGAAGGAACCTCTGATGGAACCAGAAACAGACGGAGAACGAGTAACAACACAGACGGTGGAAAACCAGAATGAGAtggagaaaacacagacagtacATACACAGAACCAGGAAACAGAAGAGACGGAGGCTGAAGATGAAGAACCACATGATCAGGGTTTGACGGATGAAGGACAATatgaggagctgatggagagagaaaCATTAAGTGATGTTGACATAGAAATGGAGACACTTAAGAACAAGGTCACGTTAATTGACGGAGGTGAAAAAGGATATGATAAAAACATTAAGAGAAAACTAGGACAGAtaaaagataaagaaaagcagATCAGCGACATTaagaagcagctgaaggagctggagacacagagagaagagaCTGAGAAGAAGATGATGGATCCTGATTCACagaaagaagctgcagagacacaTCAGGAAGTGAGAGACGCAAAGAAGGTGGAACTTCAGAAACAgctgaaaaaaacagaggagtggATGAAGAGAATGATGAAGGAGATTGTTTACATGTCtgaaacaggaaagaaacaTAAAACCACAAAGGGGAGAGATGAAACCGCTAAAaagactgaggaggagaagaaacagaagaataaaaacctaaaaactACATCAGACAATTGA